A region from the Prionailurus viverrinus isolate Anna chromosome E2, UM_Priviv_1.0, whole genome shotgun sequence genome encodes:
- the LOC125152858 gene encoding pyruvate dehydrogenase phosphatase regulatory subunit, mitochondrial-like isoform X2: MFSRLLSVARRQRTGRGWQNWSSGRSGAPAAEAHSVALPAQAQVVICGGGIMGTSVAYHLSKMGWKDIVLLEQGRLAAGSTRFCAGILSTARHLTIEQKMADYSNKLYQQLEQETGIQTELETLEIVKLVNCPETFTPDMRCIMGESPAVQGYYVLVGVNSAGLSFGGGA, from the exons ATGTTTTCCCGGTTGCTGTCGGTGGCCCGGAGACAAAGGACCGGCCGAGGATGGCAGAACTGGTCGTCGGGGAGAAGCGGTGCGCCAGCTGCCGAGGCGCATTCTGTCGCCCTGCCTGCCCAGGCACAGGTGGTCATCTGTGGCGGTGGAATCATGGGCACATCCGTGGCCTATCACCTCTCCAAGATGGGCTGGAAGGATATTGTCCTTTTGGAGCAGGGCAG GCTGGCCGCTGGCTCTACGAGGTTCTGTGCCGGCATCCTGAGCACCGCCAGGCACTTGACCATCGAGCAGAAGATGGCAGACTATTCCAACAAACTCTACCAGCAGTTAGAGCAAGAAACAGGGATCCAAACAG AACTGGAGACTCTGGAGATCGTGAAGTTGGTCAACTGCCCCGAGACCTTCACCCCAGACATGAGGTGCATCATGGGCGAGTCTCCTGCAGTGCAGGGCTACTATGTCCTAGTGGGAGTGAACTCTGCTGGCCTGTCGTTTGGAGGAGGGGCTTGA
- the LOC125152858 gene encoding pyruvate dehydrogenase phosphatase regulatory subunit, mitochondrial-like isoform X1 — MFSRLLSVARRQRTGRGWQNWSSGRSGAPAAEAHSVALPAQAQVVICGGGIMGTSVAYHLSKMGWKDIVLLEQGRLAAGSTRFCAGILSTARHLTIEQKMADYSNKLYQQLEQETGIQTEPLLSSLLCRMPELETLEIVKLVNCPETFTPDMRCIMGESPAVQGYYVLVGVNSAGLSFGGGA, encoded by the exons ATGTTTTCCCGGTTGCTGTCGGTGGCCCGGAGACAAAGGACCGGCCGAGGATGGCAGAACTGGTCGTCGGGGAGAAGCGGTGCGCCAGCTGCCGAGGCGCATTCTGTCGCCCTGCCTGCCCAGGCACAGGTGGTCATCTGTGGCGGTGGAATCATGGGCACATCCGTGGCCTATCACCTCTCCAAGATGGGCTGGAAGGATATTGTCCTTTTGGAGCAGGGCAG GCTGGCCGCTGGCTCTACGAGGTTCTGTGCCGGCATCCTGAGCACCGCCAGGCACTTGACCATCGAGCAGAAGATGGCAGACTATTCCAACAAACTCTACCAGCAGTTAGAGCAAGAAACAGGGATCCAAACAG AGCCCCTGCTGAGTTCCCTCCTGTGTCGGATGCCAGAACTGGAGACTCTGGAGATCGTGAAGTTGGTCAACTGCCCCGAGACCTTCACCCCAGACATGAGGTGCATCATGGGCGAGTCTCCTGCAGTGCAGGGCTACTATGTCCTAGTGGGAGTGAACTCTGCTGGCCTGTCGTTTGGAGGAGGGGCTTGA